GTAATTCCTTTATTTTGTCAAGATTTTCTTTAAAATCTTCCCTAAACAAGAAAGGACATTTCTCAACATCTTCTCCTTTAAACAACGCCTCAGCAAATAAATCACATCTTTTATATCCACACGCTTTACAATTGTATTTTGGGAGTAAGTTTAGTATAGCGTTGATTCTTTCTTCCATCTCACCACCTATTCCCCAACATATTTCATAAAACCATCTATCCTTCTCAAAACACCCCTATGAAATTTCTTGGCAATTCTTGTTTCTCCTACACATAATGTGCAAATGCATAATGGAGCACTATGCCTTAACTCCTCATTCTCCAAATTCTCAACATCCTTACACTCCAATATCTCCTTAGCAATCTCAGCACTACCCTGCCCACTTAACCCATTAACATCATAAATTCTACATCTCGGATTCATTTCTAAAACTCTCTCCCTAAATACCTCCCTCTCCGCCTGAGAAACAATATCTCCCTTTGTTATAGCAACAACATCTGCACTCGTTAAGAAAGGTCCAACTTTTCTTGGTGTATTTGGGCCGCATGTGGCATCAATTACACAAATTCCCAAACTGTTTTTTGTATATGGTGCACATCTGTGACACAAACCTGCAGTTTCAACAATTAAAATATCCGCATTCTGCTCCTTAGCCCACTCAACCATTTCCTCTATATTGTAGATGGCAAAATGATCAGGACACATATCCTTACTTAACCCCACCAAAACAGGAACGCCCAACTTTTTATATCTCACATCATCATCAGTATATAAGCAATCAATCTTAACCACCGCTGGATGGCATCCTCTATCCTTCAAATGTCTTATTGTGTGGATTAGGAGGGATGTTTTTCCTGCTCCTGGAGTTCCAGCAACAATCACAATCTTCATAAATTCCACCTTTTAC
The sequence above is a segment of the Methanotorris igneus Kol 5 genome. Coding sequences within it:
- a CDS encoding GTP-binding protein, producing MKIVIVAGTPGAGKTSLLIHTIRHLKDRGCHPAVVKIDCLYTDDDVRYKKLGVPVLVGLSKDMCPDHFAIYNIEEMVEWAKEQNADILIVETAGLCHRCAPYTKNSLGICVIDATCGPNTPRKVGPFLTSADVVAITKGDIVSQAEREVFRERVLEMNPRCRIYDVNGLSGQGSAEIAKEILECKDVENLENEELRHSAPLCICTLCVGETRIAKKFHRGVLRRIDGFMKYVGE